The Etheostoma cragini isolate CJK2018 chromosome 15, CSU_Ecrag_1.0, whole genome shotgun sequence genome window below encodes:
- the spag9a gene encoding sperm associated antigen 9a isoform X3, translating into MELEDGVVYQDDPGTSAMMSERVSGLANSIYREFEKLIGKYDEDAVKELMPLVVAVLENLDSVFAENQEHEVELELLKEDNEQLITQYEREKALRKHAEEKFIEFEDTHEQDKKDLQNHVDRMESHSRQLELKIKNYADQIGRLEERELELKKEYNSLHQRHTEMIHNYMEHVERIKMQQISETSDSSAVGRIRRERPLSLGIFPSPGGASLLNPDPQARAETPGTEGWRFTDLMRSNTSLKLDFVNPPKERDGKSAQDSTWGNSLADDCKDELSDFNGSKSATPMSTTASDMEREGGNSKSMEVQAAPGTRSISVGLPENEDNSDVQDIIESTPELDMDLIGYKPCSTPTKGIENMAFDRNTDSLFEELSSAGTGLIGDVDEGADLLVEYSDLSLIGMGREVENLIQENSQLLETKNALNVVNKDLILKVDELTCEKEMLQGEMEAVLQAKTKLEDKNREMEEELKKVRLEVEEMKHKTKDEEDSDVPTAQRKRFTRVEMARVLMERNQYKERLMELQEAVRWTEMIRASRENPTLSEKKKSSIWQFISFSRLFSSSSSSPAIKKVESQSNMKYNPPGGMVKRSSTFSQFPTEKSKTFDFLNEEKDQCSSPSRKEQKRAQYRQVKAHMQKEDGRVTAHGWSLPSKYKVANGEQVENKMNLPVPVYLRPLDQKDASMKLWCAAGLNLSGGRTLPELTRQIKGSQSSLDQLEQESKDHEKGEQEKELVLQDETSSRVWVCTSTHSSTKVMVLDASQPSDLLDCFYACNTHVVCIASVPGVLESDYLAGEEVPQDLEASQGDGVSLAGSVASVGSAGSDGAMAAEGTTAIPQTASTGVTDQPAEHSGISSSVELSRETSPAEDGVPAAEEATEATEANAGVGEEGEEDQGADPNQPGIYTEHVFTDPLGVGPTDSPSANAQRGCGHDDDTSFPEVSNPSDGEVLRMSSALPTMWLGAQNGCLYVHSSVARWRKCLHAIKLKDSILSIVHVKGRVLVALADGTLAIFHRGIADGQWDLTNYHLLDLGRPHHSIRCMTVVHDKVWCGYRNKIYVIQPKAMRIEKSFDAHPRKESQVRQLAWVGDGIWVSIRLDSTLRLFHAHTYQHLQDVDIEPYVSKMLGTGKLGFSFVRITALMVSCSRLWVGTGNGVIISIPLSEANKTTGIVPNRPGSAVRVYGDDGSDCVVQGSFVPYCSMAHAQLCFHGHRDAVKFFVTVPGQAMPPPGSADSGSDDPPSESSDTATSEPKTFLVMSGGEGYIDFRMGDEGGELDGLSEPTASQQSPPTKAERSHLIVWQVTTSHD; encoded by the exons ATGGAGCTGGAAGACGGAGTTGTGTACCAGGACGACCCGGGGACATCAGCGATGATGTCTGAGCGGGTATCGGGCCTGGCCAACTCCATCTACCGCGAGTTCGAGAAGCTTATCGGGAAATACGACGAGGACGCGGTGAAGGAGCTGATGCCGCTGGTCGTGGCCGTGCTGGAGAACCTGGACTCGGTGTTCGCCGAGAACCAGGAGCACGAAgtggagctggagctgctgaaggaAGACAACGAGCAGCTCATCACCCAGTACGAGCGGGAGAAAGCGCTGAGGAAACATGCAGAGGAG AAGTTCATTGAGTTTGAGGACACTCATGAACAGGATAAGAAGGACCTGCAGAACCATGTGGACAGAATGGAGTCCCACTCACGGCAGCTGGAACTTAAGATCAAGAACTACGCAGACCAGA tTGGCAGGTTAGAAGAACGTGAGTTGGAGCTCAAGAAAGAATACAACTCCCTCCATCAGCGCCACACAGAG ATGATCCATAACTATATGGAGCACGTAGAGAGGATCAAAATGCAGCAGATAAGTGAGACTTCAGATTCCAGCGCGGTCGGCCGAATCAG GAGAGAGCGCCCTCTTTCTTTGGGGATCTTCCCATCTCCTGGTGGAGCATCTCTGCTAAACCCAGACCCCCAGGCCAGGGCAGAGACACCAGGCACAGAGGGCTGGAGGTTCACCGACCTGATGCGGTCCAACACTAGTCTCAAG TTGGACTTTGTCAACCCCCCAAAGGAAAGGGATGGTAAGAGTGCCCAGGACTCTACTTGGGGGAATTCACTGGCAGACGACTGCAAG GATGAGCTGTCTGACTTCAATGGCTCGAAGTCAGCCACACCGATGTCCACCACGGCCTCGGACATGGAGAGGGAAGGGGGGAACAGTAAGAGCATGGAGGTGCAAGCTGCACCTGGGACCAGATCCATATCAGTAG GTTTGCCTGAAAATGAGGACAACTCAGATGTGCAGGACATTATTGAGTCCACCCCTGAGCTGGACATGGATCTCATTGGATACAAGCCCTGCAG TACTCCTACTAAAGGCATTGAGAACATGGCATTTGACCGAAACACAGACTCTCTGTTTGAAGAGCTGTCGTCTGCAGGCACTGGACTTATAGGGGATGTGGATGAAGGGGCCGACCTGCTGG TGGAGTACTCTG ACCTTAGTTTGATTG GTATGGGCCGAGAAGTTGAAAATCTTATTCAGGAGAATTCACAACTGCTCGAGACAAA GAATGCTCTGAACGTGGTGAATAAAGACTTGATATTGAAGGTGGACGAGTTGACCTGTGAGAAGGAGATGTTGCAGGGAGAGATGGAGGCTGTGCTGCAGGCCAAGACCAAGCTGGAGGACAAgaacagagagatggaggaggaacTCAAAAA AGTGCGACTGGAGGTGGaggaaatgaaacacaaaactaAAGATGAAGAAGAT AGTGATGTACCTACAGCCCAGAGGAAGCGCTTCACCAGAGTGGAAATGGCCCGAGTCCTGATGGAAAGAAATCAGTACAAAGAGAGACTGATGGAGCTACAGGAAGCTGTGCGGTGGACAGAGATGATCAG GGCCTCAAGAGAAAATCCAACActctcagaaaaaaagaaatccagcaTCTGGCAGTT CATTAG CTTCAGCAGACTGTTTAGCTCCTCCTCCAGTTCGCCGGCTATAAAGAAAGTCGAGTCCCAGTCCAACATGAAGTACAACCCCCCTGGCGGCATGGTAAAGAGGAGTAGCACCTTCTCTCAGTTCCCCACAGAGAAGTCCAAGACTTTCGACTTCCTCAATGAAGA AAAGGACCAGTGCAGCTCGCCATCACGTAAAGAGCAGAAGAGAGCCCAGTACAGACAGGTCAAGGCCCACATGCAGAAGGAGGATGGACGAGTCACGGCACACGGCTGGAGCCTGCCCAGCAAATACAAG GTGGCAAATGGTGAACAGGTGGAGAACAAGATGAACTTACCTGTACCAGTATACTTAAGACCTCTGGATCAGAAAGATGCTTCCATGaag CTGTGGTGTGCTGCAGGGCTCAACCTGTCCGGAGGGAGGACATTGCCAGAGCTCACCAGGCAGATAAAGGGTTCTCAGAGTAGCCTGGACCAGTTAGAGCAAGAGAGTAAG GATCATGAGAAAGGGGAGCAGGAGAAGGAGCTGGTCCTTCAGGACGAGACATCCAGTAGGGTGTGGGTGTGCACCAGCACCCACTCCTCCACCAAGGTGATGGTGCTGGATGCCAGTCAGCCCTCTGACCTACTTGACTGCTTCTACGCCTGCAACACCCACGTCGTCTGCATTGCCAGCGTGCCAG GTGTGTTGGAGTCTGATTATTTGGCAGGTGAGGAGGTGCCCCAAGACCTGGAGGCTAGTCAAGGTGACGGGGTGTCACTGGCCGGCAGTGTGGCCAGCGTGGGCTCAGCAGGCAGCGATGGAGCCATGGCAGCAGAGGGGACCACTGCCATTCCCCAGACGGCCAGCACAGGTGTCACCGACCAGCCTGCTGAGCACAGTGGCATCTCTAGCTCTG TTGAGCTGTCCAGAGAGACCAGTCCTGCAGAAGACGGCGTTCCTGCGGCGGAAGAGGCAACGGAAGCAACGGAGGCTAATGCTGGCGTGGGcgaagaaggagaggaggaccagGGAGCGGATCCAAACCAGCCAGGAATCTATACGGAGCATGTGTTCACTGACCCGCTCGGCGTGGGACCCACTGACTCCCCTTCTGCTAACGCACAGAG GGGCTGCGGGCATGATGACGACACTTCTTTTCCAGAAGTCTCCAACCCATCAGATGGGGAAGTACTGAGGATGAGCAGCGCCCTACCCACCATGTGGCTGGGAGCGCAGAATGGATG TCTGTATGTACACTCGTCTGTGGCTCGATGGAGGAAGTGTCTCCATGCCATCAAGCTGAAAGACTCCATCCTCAGCATAGT ACATGTTAAAGGGAGAGTCTTGGTAGCACTGGCTGATGGGACATTAGCAATTTTCCACAGAGGCATTG CAGACGGTCAGTGGGATTTAACCAACTACCACCTGTTGGATCTGGGACGGCCCCACCACTCTATCCGCTGTATGACCGTGGTCCATGACAAGGTGTGGTGTGGCTACAGGAACAAGATCTACGTCATACAGCCGAAGGCCATGAGGATAGAG AAATCGTTTGACGCTCATCCTCGCAAGGAGAGTCAGGTGCGGCAGCTGGCCTGGGTTGGAGACGGTATCTGGGTGTCCATCCGTCTGGATTCAACTCTACGCTTGTTTCACGCCcacacctaccagcacctccaGGACGTGGACATCGAGCCCTACGTCAGCAAGATGTTGG gtacGGGTAAACTGGGCTTCTCTTTTGTGAGAATCACAGCTCTGATGGTGTCCTGCAGCCGGCTCTGGGTGGGGACAGGAAACGGCGTCATTatctccatccctctgtctgAAG CCAACAAGACAACAGGAATAGTGCCAAATCGTCCCGGCAGCGCTGTCCGGGTTTACGGTGACGACGGTTCAGACTGTGTCGTGCAGGGCAGCTTCGTGCCATATTGCTCCATGGCCCACGCCCAGCTGTGTTTCCATGGACATCGAGATGCTGTCAAGTTTTTTGTCACCGTGCCAG GTCAGGCGATGCCCCCTCCAGGCAGTGCTGATTCAGGCTCTGATGACCCTCCATCTGAATCCTCTGACACAGCAACCTCTGAGCCCAAAACCTTCCTGGTCATGAGTGGAGGCGAAGGCTACATTGACTTCAGAATGG gcGATGAAGGCGGTGAGTTGGACGGTTTATCCGAACCAACAGCCAGCCAGCAGTCGCCGCCTACCAAGGCCGAGCGAAGCCACCTCATCGTCTGGCAGGTCACAACCTCACatgactga
- the spag9a gene encoding sperm associated antigen 9a isoform X9 has protein sequence MELEDGVVYQDDPGTSAMMSERVSGLANSIYREFEKLIGKYDEDAVKELMPLVVAVLENLDSVFAENQEHEVELELLKEDNEQLITQYEREKALRKHAEEKFIEFEDTHEQDKKDLQNHVDRMESHSRQLELKIKNYADQIGRLEERELELKKEYNSLHQRHTEMIHNYMEHVERIKMQQISETSDSSAVGRIRRERPLSLGIFPSPGGASLLNPDPQARAETPGTEGWRFTDLMRSNTSLKQLDFVNPPKERDGKSAQDSTWGNSLADDCKDELSDFNGSKSATPMSTTASDMEREGGNSKSMEVQAAPGTRSISVGLPENEDNSDVQDIIESTPELDMDLIGYKPCSTPTKGIENMAFDRNTDSLFEELSSAGTGLIGDVDEGADLLGMGREVENLIQENSQLLETKNALNVVNKDLILKVDELTCEKEMLQGEMEAVLQAKTKLEDKNREMEEELKKVRLEVEEMKHKTKDEEDSDVPTAQRKRFTRVEMARVLMERNQYKERLMELQEAVRWTEMIRASRENPTLSEKKKSSIWQFFSRLFSSSSSSPAIKKVESQSNMKYNPPGGMVKRSSTFSQFPTEKSKTFDFLNEEKDQCSSPSRKEQKRAQYRQVKAHMQKEDGRVTAHGWSLPSKYKVANGEQVENKMNLPVPVYLRPLDQKDASMKLWCAAGLNLSGGRTLPELTRQIKGSQSSLDQLEQESKDHEKGEQEKELVLQDETSSRVWVCTSTHSSTKVMVLDASQPSDLLDCFYACNTHVVCIASVPGVLESDYLAGEEVPQDLEASQGDGVSLAGSVASVGSAGSDGAMAAEGTTAIPQTASTGVTDQPAEHSGISSSVELSRETSPAEDGVPAAEEATEATEANAGVGEEGEEDQGADPNQPGIYTEHVFTDPLGVGPTDSPSANAQRGCGHDDDTSFPEVSNPSDGEVLRMSSALPTMWLGAQNGCLYVHSSVARWRKCLHAIKLKDSILSIVHVKGRVLVALADGTLAIFHRGIADGQWDLTNYHLLDLGRPHHSIRCMTVVHDKVWCGYRNKIYVIQPKAMRIEKSFDAHPRKESQVRQLAWVGDGIWVSIRLDSTLRLFHAHTYQHLQDVDIEPYVSKMLGTGKLGFSFVRITALMVSCSRLWVGTGNGVIISIPLSEANKTTGIVPNRPGSAVRVYGDDGSDCVVQGSFVPYCSMAHAQLCFHGHRDAVKFFVTVPGQAMPPPGSADSGSDDPPSESSDTATSEPKTFLVMSGGEGYIDFRMGDEGGELDGLSEPTASQQSPPTKAERSHLIVWQVTTSHD, from the exons ATGGAGCTGGAAGACGGAGTTGTGTACCAGGACGACCCGGGGACATCAGCGATGATGTCTGAGCGGGTATCGGGCCTGGCCAACTCCATCTACCGCGAGTTCGAGAAGCTTATCGGGAAATACGACGAGGACGCGGTGAAGGAGCTGATGCCGCTGGTCGTGGCCGTGCTGGAGAACCTGGACTCGGTGTTCGCCGAGAACCAGGAGCACGAAgtggagctggagctgctgaaggaAGACAACGAGCAGCTCATCACCCAGTACGAGCGGGAGAAAGCGCTGAGGAAACATGCAGAGGAG AAGTTCATTGAGTTTGAGGACACTCATGAACAGGATAAGAAGGACCTGCAGAACCATGTGGACAGAATGGAGTCCCACTCACGGCAGCTGGAACTTAAGATCAAGAACTACGCAGACCAGA tTGGCAGGTTAGAAGAACGTGAGTTGGAGCTCAAGAAAGAATACAACTCCCTCCATCAGCGCCACACAGAG ATGATCCATAACTATATGGAGCACGTAGAGAGGATCAAAATGCAGCAGATAAGTGAGACTTCAGATTCCAGCGCGGTCGGCCGAATCAG GAGAGAGCGCCCTCTTTCTTTGGGGATCTTCCCATCTCCTGGTGGAGCATCTCTGCTAAACCCAGACCCCCAGGCCAGGGCAGAGACACCAGGCACAGAGGGCTGGAGGTTCACCGACCTGATGCGGTCCAACACTAGTCTCAAG cagTTGGACTTTGTCAACCCCCCAAAGGAAAGGGATGGTAAGAGTGCCCAGGACTCTACTTGGGGGAATTCACTGGCAGACGACTGCAAG GATGAGCTGTCTGACTTCAATGGCTCGAAGTCAGCCACACCGATGTCCACCACGGCCTCGGACATGGAGAGGGAAGGGGGGAACAGTAAGAGCATGGAGGTGCAAGCTGCACCTGGGACCAGATCCATATCAGTAG GTTTGCCTGAAAATGAGGACAACTCAGATGTGCAGGACATTATTGAGTCCACCCCTGAGCTGGACATGGATCTCATTGGATACAAGCCCTGCAG TACTCCTACTAAAGGCATTGAGAACATGGCATTTGACCGAAACACAGACTCTCTGTTTGAAGAGCTGTCGTCTGCAGGCACTGGACTTATAGGGGATGTGGATGAAGGGGCCGACCTGCTGG GTATGGGCCGAGAAGTTGAAAATCTTATTCAGGAGAATTCACAACTGCTCGAGACAAA GAATGCTCTGAACGTGGTGAATAAAGACTTGATATTGAAGGTGGACGAGTTGACCTGTGAGAAGGAGATGTTGCAGGGAGAGATGGAGGCTGTGCTGCAGGCCAAGACCAAGCTGGAGGACAAgaacagagagatggaggaggaacTCAAAAA AGTGCGACTGGAGGTGGaggaaatgaaacacaaaactaAAGATGAAGAAGAT AGTGATGTACCTACAGCCCAGAGGAAGCGCTTCACCAGAGTGGAAATGGCCCGAGTCCTGATGGAAAGAAATCAGTACAAAGAGAGACTGATGGAGCTACAGGAAGCTGTGCGGTGGACAGAGATGATCAG GGCCTCAAGAGAAAATCCAACActctcagaaaaaaagaaatccagcaTCTGGCAGTT CTTCAGCAGACTGTTTAGCTCCTCCTCCAGTTCGCCGGCTATAAAGAAAGTCGAGTCCCAGTCCAACATGAAGTACAACCCCCCTGGCGGCATGGTAAAGAGGAGTAGCACCTTCTCTCAGTTCCCCACAGAGAAGTCCAAGACTTTCGACTTCCTCAATGAAGA AAAGGACCAGTGCAGCTCGCCATCACGTAAAGAGCAGAAGAGAGCCCAGTACAGACAGGTCAAGGCCCACATGCAGAAGGAGGATGGACGAGTCACGGCACACGGCTGGAGCCTGCCCAGCAAATACAAG GTGGCAAATGGTGAACAGGTGGAGAACAAGATGAACTTACCTGTACCAGTATACTTAAGACCTCTGGATCAGAAAGATGCTTCCATGaag CTGTGGTGTGCTGCAGGGCTCAACCTGTCCGGAGGGAGGACATTGCCAGAGCTCACCAGGCAGATAAAGGGTTCTCAGAGTAGCCTGGACCAGTTAGAGCAAGAGAGTAAG GATCATGAGAAAGGGGAGCAGGAGAAGGAGCTGGTCCTTCAGGACGAGACATCCAGTAGGGTGTGGGTGTGCACCAGCACCCACTCCTCCACCAAGGTGATGGTGCTGGATGCCAGTCAGCCCTCTGACCTACTTGACTGCTTCTACGCCTGCAACACCCACGTCGTCTGCATTGCCAGCGTGCCAG GTGTGTTGGAGTCTGATTATTTGGCAGGTGAGGAGGTGCCCCAAGACCTGGAGGCTAGTCAAGGTGACGGGGTGTCACTGGCCGGCAGTGTGGCCAGCGTGGGCTCAGCAGGCAGCGATGGAGCCATGGCAGCAGAGGGGACCACTGCCATTCCCCAGACGGCCAGCACAGGTGTCACCGACCAGCCTGCTGAGCACAGTGGCATCTCTAGCTCTG TTGAGCTGTCCAGAGAGACCAGTCCTGCAGAAGACGGCGTTCCTGCGGCGGAAGAGGCAACGGAAGCAACGGAGGCTAATGCTGGCGTGGGcgaagaaggagaggaggaccagGGAGCGGATCCAAACCAGCCAGGAATCTATACGGAGCATGTGTTCACTGACCCGCTCGGCGTGGGACCCACTGACTCCCCTTCTGCTAACGCACAGAG GGGCTGCGGGCATGATGACGACACTTCTTTTCCAGAAGTCTCCAACCCATCAGATGGGGAAGTACTGAGGATGAGCAGCGCCCTACCCACCATGTGGCTGGGAGCGCAGAATGGATG TCTGTATGTACACTCGTCTGTGGCTCGATGGAGGAAGTGTCTCCATGCCATCAAGCTGAAAGACTCCATCCTCAGCATAGT ACATGTTAAAGGGAGAGTCTTGGTAGCACTGGCTGATGGGACATTAGCAATTTTCCACAGAGGCATTG CAGACGGTCAGTGGGATTTAACCAACTACCACCTGTTGGATCTGGGACGGCCCCACCACTCTATCCGCTGTATGACCGTGGTCCATGACAAGGTGTGGTGTGGCTACAGGAACAAGATCTACGTCATACAGCCGAAGGCCATGAGGATAGAG AAATCGTTTGACGCTCATCCTCGCAAGGAGAGTCAGGTGCGGCAGCTGGCCTGGGTTGGAGACGGTATCTGGGTGTCCATCCGTCTGGATTCAACTCTACGCTTGTTTCACGCCcacacctaccagcacctccaGGACGTGGACATCGAGCCCTACGTCAGCAAGATGTTGG gtacGGGTAAACTGGGCTTCTCTTTTGTGAGAATCACAGCTCTGATGGTGTCCTGCAGCCGGCTCTGGGTGGGGACAGGAAACGGCGTCATTatctccatccctctgtctgAAG CCAACAAGACAACAGGAATAGTGCCAAATCGTCCCGGCAGCGCTGTCCGGGTTTACGGTGACGACGGTTCAGACTGTGTCGTGCAGGGCAGCTTCGTGCCATATTGCTCCATGGCCCACGCCCAGCTGTGTTTCCATGGACATCGAGATGCTGTCAAGTTTTTTGTCACCGTGCCAG GTCAGGCGATGCCCCCTCCAGGCAGTGCTGATTCAGGCTCTGATGACCCTCCATCTGAATCCTCTGACACAGCAACCTCTGAGCCCAAAACCTTCCTGGTCATGAGTGGAGGCGAAGGCTACATTGACTTCAGAATGG gcGATGAAGGCGGTGAGTTGGACGGTTTATCCGAACCAACAGCCAGCCAGCAGTCGCCGCCTACCAAGGCCGAGCGAAGCCACCTCATCGTCTGGCAGGTCACAACCTCACatgactga